Proteins found in one Anopheles aquasalis chromosome 3, idAnoAquaMG_Q_19, whole genome shotgun sequence genomic segment:
- the LOC126577512 gene encoding uncharacterized protein LOC126577512, protein MALAESTTKTEMTLTETSTPVISKEVIVEKSSEGVSEKSITQSKSYGSASEKSMVEESANSITKKQEKSESAFASERSVSEIVSDNGALSSSLQSSSSIVSSVTSSKVVSSSFSSSTSSSISSSSSLKSTSSFDSSSAIDEFFKN, encoded by the coding sequence ATGGCCCTGGCAGAGAGCACCACCAAGACGGAGATGACGCTGACCGAAACGTCGACGCCCGTCATCTCGAAGGAGGTGATCGTCGAGAAGTCGTCCGAGGGTGTGTCGGAGAAGAGCATCACGCAATCGAAGAGCTACGGTTCGGCGAGCGAGAAGTCGATGGTCGAGGAGTCGGCCAACTCGATCACCAAGAAGCAGGAAAAATCGGAATCCGCTTTCGCCTCGGAGCGCAGCGTTTCCGAGATCGTCTCGGACAATGGTGCCCTCTCGTCGTCGCTCCAGTCCTCGTCATCCATCGTCAGCtcggtcaccagcagcaaggtgGTTTCGTCCTCGTTCAGCTCGTCGACCTCCTCCTCGatctcatcctcgtcgtcgctcaAATCGACCTCCTCGTTCGATTCCAGCTCGGCCATCGACGAGTTCTTCAAGAACTGA